One segment of Rattus norvegicus strain BN/NHsdMcwi chromosome 16, GRCr8, whole genome shotgun sequence DNA contains the following:
- the Trim75l-ps1 gene encoding tripartite motif-containing protein 75, protein MPSCSKRSKSKMQEPSTSCEKHNQFFSVFCEDDLQLLRDQCAKSESHRYYEVTPSTEAASLCRKNLQGYINILKRQVEEVQELISRQNRITLAQREQAEA, encoded by the coding sequence ATGCCCAGCTGCTCCAAGAGGAGCAAAAGCAAGATGCAGGAACCCAGCACCAGTTGCGAGAAGCATAACCAGTTCTTCAGCGTCTTCTGTGAGGATGACCTGCAGCTGCTGCGTGACCAGTGCGCCAAGTCTGAGAGCCACAGGTACTATGAGGTGACACCCAGTACAGAGGCTGCCTCTCTCTGCAGGAAAAACCTTCAGGGCTACATCAATATCCTGAAGCGGCAAGTGGAAGAGGTTCAAGAGTTAATAAGCAGGCAAAATAGAATAACGCTGGCCCAGAGGGAGCAAGCAGAAGCGTAG
- the Tmem192 gene encoding transmembrane protein 192 produces MAAGGRLEDGSLDILQSTDDDPLLDTQPLPHHSLHAHFRPRFHPLPTVIIANLLLLIHVVFVTLAFLTGVLCLYPDPNEDKCPENYTNPLKVQTAIILGKVILWILHLLFERYIQYHHRKVRSRGYSQIYRSTRHLKALALTIHSSGNTALLLLLCVQYSFPEPNKLYLELILAVLALELICSLSCLVLYTVKIRRFNKAKPQPDVLEEEKCYAYPSNIASETGFRTVSSLEEIVEKQGDIIVYLKRHNALLSKRLLELATQPART; encoded by the exons GGTTCCTTGGATATCCTACAAAGTACGGATGATGACCCGCTTCTGGACACCCAGCCTCTCCCACACCACTCCCTGCATGCTCACTTTAGACCCAGATTCCATCCTCTTCCCACGGTCATCATAGCGAATCTTCTGTTGCTTATACAC GTCGTGTTTGTCACGTTAGCATTTCTAACAGGTGTGCTGTGTTTGTACCCTGATCCCAATGAAGACAAGTGCCCAGAGAACTACACCAACCCACTGAAGGTTCAGACGGCCATAATCCTTGGGAAAGTTATCCTGTGGATTCTGCATTTGCTCTTTGAACGCTATATCCAGTATCACCACAGGAAAGTCCGGAGCCGAGGCTATTCCCAGATCTACCGGTCCACGAGGCATCTCAAGGCACTGGCCCTCACCATCCACTCTTCTG gCAACacagctctcctcctcctcctctgtgtgcAGTACTCTTTCCCTGAGCCCAACAAGCTATACCTTGAGCTCATTCTGGCTGTTCTGGCCCTGGAGCTGATCTGTTCCCTGAGCTGCCTGGTCCTCTATACAG tAAAGATTAGGAGATTTAACAAAGCCAAGCCACAGCCTGATGTacttgaagaagaaaaatgttatgCTTACCCCAGCAATATTGCCTCAGAAACTGGCTTCAG GACTGTTTCAAGCCTAGAAGAAATTGTTGAAAAGCAAGGGGACATAATCGTGTACCTGAAGCGACACAATGCCCTGCTGAGTAAGCGGTTGTTGGAGCTGGCGACTCAGCCAGCCAGGACGTGA
- the Tmem192 gene encoding transmembrane protein 192 isoform X1, protein MAAGGRLEDGSLDILQSTDDDPLLDTQPLPHHSLHAHFRPRFHPLPTVIIANLLLLIHVVFVTLAFLTGVLCLYPDPNEDKCPENYTNPLKVQTAIILGKVILWILHLLFERYIQYHHRKVRSRGYSQIYRSTRHLKALALTIHSSGNTALLLLLCVQYSFPEPNKLYLELILAVLALELICSLSCLVLYTGLFQA, encoded by the exons GGTTCCTTGGATATCCTACAAAGTACGGATGATGACCCGCTTCTGGACACCCAGCCTCTCCCACACCACTCCCTGCATGCTCACTTTAGACCCAGATTCCATCCTCTTCCCACGGTCATCATAGCGAATCTTCTGTTGCTTATACAC GTCGTGTTTGTCACGTTAGCATTTCTAACAGGTGTGCTGTGTTTGTACCCTGATCCCAATGAAGACAAGTGCCCAGAGAACTACACCAACCCACTGAAGGTTCAGACGGCCATAATCCTTGGGAAAGTTATCCTGTGGATTCTGCATTTGCTCTTTGAACGCTATATCCAGTATCACCACAGGAAAGTCCGGAGCCGAGGCTATTCCCAGATCTACCGGTCCACGAGGCATCTCAAGGCACTGGCCCTCACCATCCACTCTTCTG gCAACacagctctcctcctcctcctctgtgtgcAGTACTCTTTCCCTGAGCCCAACAAGCTATACCTTGAGCTCATTCTGGCTGTTCTGGCCCTGGAGCTGATCTGTTCCCTGAGCTGCCTGGTCCTCTATACAG GACTGTTTCAAGCCTAG